In Lates calcarifer isolate ASB-BC8 linkage group LG21, TLL_Latcal_v3, whole genome shotgun sequence, a single window of DNA contains:
- the LOC108875979 gene encoding odorant receptor 131-2-like: protein MYAANNSLVGTESLWRQINDKVIIVQILVMIFLCINILLIVTFSKNQCFYTTTRYILFAVTLLSDSILLFMSDILLILIYFRFTIQVWLCIIFSVVVLVYIIVTPVTLTAMTLERYVAICMPLRHGELCSTRSTMHCILIIHGLSSVPCIVILTTLFASASLSFYKKYQMCSVEIFIFQVWQDQARSAVQQFYFLIMCIIIVFSYVKIMKVAKAASGENKKSTKKGLRTVILHGFQLLLCLIQLWCPFIEAAVIKISFSLFEDVRYFNYIMFYLAPRCLSPLIYGLRDEKFFQTLRNYSSICLFKRNI from the coding sequence atgtatgcAGCCAACAATTCACTGGTTGGTACTGAGTCATTGTGGCGTCAGATCAACGACAAGGTCATTATTGTGCAGATCTTGGTAATGATTTTTCTTTGCATCAACATATTACTCATTGTAACCTTTTCCAAAAACCAGTGCTTTTACACGACTACACGTTACATCTTATTTGCTGTTACATTACTGTCAGATAGCATTTTGTTGTTCATGTCTGATATCTTGCTCATCCTCATCTATTTTCGTTTTACCATTCAAGTGTGGCTGTgtatcattttctctgttgtggTACTTGTGTACATCATAGTCACACCAGTTACTCTGACAGCAATGACTCTGGAGCGCtatgtggccatttgtatgCCCCTGCGTCATGGAGAGCTCTGCTCCACACGCAGCACTATGCATTGTATCCTCATTattcatggcctcagctctgtgccctgCATTGTTATTCTCACCACCCTCTTTGCATCAGCATCTCTTAGCTTCTACAAAAAATATCAGATGTGTTCAGtggagatttttatttttcaggtcTGGCAGGATCAAGCTAGGTCAGCTGTACAACAATTTTACTTCTTGATTATGTGCATCATCATTGTTTTCTcctatgttaaaataatgaaagtggccaaagctgcatcaggagagaataaaaagtcaacaaagaaagGGCTCAGAACAGTGATTCTTCAtggttttcagctgctgctctgtctcatcCAGCTGTGGTGCCCATTCATAGAAGCTGCTGTAATTAAGATTAGCTTTAGTTTATTCGAAGATGTCCGGTACTTTAACTACATAATGTTTTATCTCGCTCCAAGATGCTTGAGTCCACTCATTTATGGTCTCAGAGATGAAAAGTTTTTTCAGACATTAAGAAACTATTCCTCCATTTGCttgtttaaaagaaatatttga
- the LOC108875980 gene encoding odorant receptor 131-2-like: protein MYAANNSLVGTESLWRQINDKVIIVQILVMIFLCINILLIVTFFKNQCFYTTARYILFAVTLLSDSILLFMTNILVILHNFFLMVQVWLCVVICVVVVLCVTVTPVTLTVMTLECYVAICMPLRHGELCSTRSTMHCILIIHGLSSVPCIVILTTLFASASLSFYRQYQICSVEIFMLHMWQQHLRSAIYQVQFLIMCIIVIFCYVKIMKVAKAASGEDKKSTWKGLRTVILHGFQLLLCLIQLWTPFIEAAVLHSNFIIFKDLRYFNYIIFYLAPKCLSPLIYGLRDKVFFHALKHYASFGLYKRNIV, encoded by the coding sequence atgtatgcAGCCAACAATTCACTGGTTGGTACTGAGTCATTGTGGCGTCAGATCAACGACAAGGTCATTATTGTGCAGATCTTGGTAATGATTTTTCTTTGCATCAACATATTACTCATTGTAACCTTTTTCAAAAACCAGTGCTTTTACACAACTGCGCGTTACATCTTATTTGCTGTTACATTACTGTCAGATAGCATTTTGTTATTCATGACTAATATCCTAGTCATCttacacaatttttttttaatggtgcaAGTTTGGCTATGTGTTGTTATCTGTGTTGTGGTAGTTCTGTGCGTGACAGTCACACCAGTTACTCTGACAGTAATGACCCTGGAGTGCtatgtggccatttgtatgCCCCTGCGTCATGGAGAGCTCTGCTCCACACGCAGCACTATGCATTGTATCCTCATCattcatggcctcagctctgtgccctgCATTGTTATTCTCACCACCCTCTTTGCATCAGCATCTCTTAGCTTCTACAGACAATATCAGATATGTTCAGTGGAGATTTTTATGCTTCACATGTGGCAGCAACATCTTAGATCAGCTATATATCAAGTCCAGTTTTTGATCATGTGcatcattgttattttctgctatgtgaaaataatgaaagtggccaaagctgcatcaggagaggATAAAAAGTCAACATGGAAAGGGCTCAGAACAGTGATTCTTCATggtttccagctgctgctttgtCTTATCCAGCTGTGGACTCCATTCATAGAGGCTGCTGTACTTCATAgtaattttattatatttaaagatCTCAGGTACTTTAACTACATCATATTTTATCTTGCACCAAAATGTTTGAGTCCTCTCATTTATGGACTCAgagataaagttttttttcatgcactAAAACACTATGCCTCCTTTGGCTTGTATAAGAGAAATATTGTTTAA
- the LOC108876070 gene encoding odorant receptor 131-2-like, with protein sequence MADNNSLVGNETLQQYLINQVIIVQILVIIFLCINLLLIVTFFKNQFFYTTIRYILFAVTLLSDSFLLFMTNILVILHNFFLMVQVWLCVVICVVVLLYVTVTPVTLTAMTLERYVAICMPLRHGELCSTRSTMHCILIIHGLSSVPCIVILTTLFASASLSFYRQYQICSVEIFMLHMWQQHLRSAIYQVQFLIMCIIVIFCYVKIMKVAKAASGEDKKSTWKGLRTVILHGFQLLLCLIQLWTPFIEAAVLHSNFIIFKDLRYFNYIIFYLAPKCLSPLIYGLRDKVFFHALKHYASFGLYKRNIV encoded by the coding sequence ATGGCAGATAACAATTCACTGGTTGGTAATGAGACTTTGCAGCAGTATTTAATCAACCAGGTCATTATTGTTCAGATCTTGGTAATAATTTTTCTCTGTATCAACTTGTTACTCATTGTAACCTTTTTCAAAAACCAGTTCTTTTACACAACTATACGTTACATCTTATTTGCTGTTACATTACTGTCAGACAGCTTTTTGTTATTCATGACTAATATCCTAGTCATCttacacaatttttttttaatggtgcaAGTTTGGCTATGTGTTGTTATCTGTGTTGTGGTACTTCTGTACGTGACAGTCACACCAGTTACTTTGACAGCAATGACCCTGGAGCGCtatgtggccatttgtatgCCCCTGCGTCATGGAGAGCTCTGCTCCACACGCAGCACTATGCATTGTATCCTCATTattcatggcctcagctctgtgccctgCATTGTTATTCTCACCACCCTCTTTGCATCAGCATCTCTTAGCTTCTACAGACAATATCAGATATGTTCAGTGGAGATTTTTATGCTTCACATGTGGCAGCAACATCTTAGATCAGCTATATATCAAGTCCAGTTTTTGATTATGTGcatcattgttattttctgctatgtgaaaataatgaaagtggccaaagctgcatcaggagaggATAAAAAGTCAACATGGAAAGGGCTCAGAACAGTGATTCTTCATggtttccagctgctgctttgtCTTATCCAGCTGTGGACTCCATTCATAGAGGCTGCTGTACTTCATAgtaattttattatatttaaagatCTCAGGTACTTTAACTACATCATATTTTATCTTGCACCAAAATGTTTGAGTCCTCTCATTTATGGCCTCAgagataaagttttttttcatgcactAAAACACTATGCCTCCTTTGGCTTGTATAAGAGAAATATTGTTTAA
- the LOC108875981 gene encoding odorant receptor 131-2-like — protein MANNNSLVGTESFRRQTINQVIIVQILVIIFLCINLVQIVTFFKKEYFYTTARYILFAVTLLSDSFLLFMSDILLILTHSHFAIQVWSCAVTCAVLLLYTTVTPVTLTAMTVERYVAICMPLRHGELCSTRSTMHCILIIHGLSSVPCFVILSTFFASASLSFYKQYQICSVEIFIFYVWQHHLRSAVYQLQFLIMCIIIVFCYVKIMKVAKAASGEDKKSTKKGLRTVLIHGFQLLLCLIQLWTPFIETSDLLLQLDFRLYIDVRYINYIMFHLAPRCLSPLIYGLRDEVFCHALKMNVSFGLYKRNIV, from the coding sequence ATGGCAAATAACAATTCACTGGTTGGTACTGAGTCCTTCCGGCGTCAGACCATCAACCAGGTCATTATTGTTCAGATCTTGGTAATAATTTTTCTCTGCATCAACTTGGTGCAAATTGtaaccttttttaaaaaggagtaTTTCTACACAACTGCTCGCTACATCTTATTTGCTGTTACATTACTGTCAGACAGTTTTTTATTGTTCATGTCTGATATCCTGCTCATCTTGACCCATTCTCATTTTGCCATTCAGGTTTGGTCATGTGCTGTTACCTGTGCTGTGCTACTTCTTTATACTACAGTCACACCAGTTACTTTGACAGCCATGACCGTAGAACGCTATGTAGCCATTTGTATGCCCCTGCGTCATGGAGAGCTCTGCTCCACACGCAGCACTATGCATTGTATCCTCATCattcatggcctcagctctgtgccctgCTTTGTTATTCTCTCCACCTTCTTTGCATCAGCATCTCTTAGCTTCTACAAACAATATCAGATATGTTCAGTggagatttttatattttacgTGTGGCAGCATCATCTTAGATCAGCTGTGTATCAACTCCAGTTTTTGATTATGTGCATCATCATTGTTTTCTGctatgtgaaaataatgaaagtggccaaagctgcatcaggagaggataaaaagtcaacaaagaaagGGCTCAGAACAGTGCTTATTCAtggttttcagctgctgctctgtctcatcCAGCTGTGGACTCCATTCATAGAGACTTCAGATTTACTTCTACAGCTTGATTTTAGATTATATATAGATGTCAGGTACATTAACTACATAATGTTTCATCTTGCACCAAGATGTTTGAGTCCTCTCATTTATGGCCTCAGAGATGAAGTTTTTTGTCATGCATTGAAAATGAATGTCTCCTTTGGCTTGTATAAAAGAAATATTGTTTGA